One Chiloscyllium plagiosum isolate BGI_BamShark_2017 chromosome 12, ASM401019v2, whole genome shotgun sequence DNA window includes the following coding sequences:
- the serpine3 gene encoding probable serpin E3 isoform X1 codes for MCSLSILNLLLYLLFTVRRACPFQDSIRQLNTEFARNLYRKLTEGEEYRNIIISPAGVSIALELLQLGAKGNTFMQLENALGYTVHDAGVRRFLQSVYGDLANSTLSPAVRVACGLFVEAGMQLSSPFSDDTAAWLNGSLHRVNLGNPNETAMLINKWVTTESQGEIKDFMPQPMASASLTQIAVISTMYFKSTWENPFSTLQTRQLSFTRADGSVIKVPMMYQTSAVNYGQFKTGSNQRLKVIELTYLEHAVSMLIVIPSERENPISSVEPQITAHTLSAWTNSMRRMKMEVFLPKFKVQSKFNLKTVLTTLGITDIFDPTKADFSGISEQEKLFVSEAIHEAKIEVTEDGTEAAAATAVVLLKRSRALAFKADRPFFFLLRQTTGRILFMGRVMDPLE; via the exons ATGTGTTCCCTCTCAATCCTCAACTTGTTACTGTACTTGCTGTTCACCGTGAGAAGGGCCTGTCCTTTTCAGGACTCCATCAGGCAACTGAACACAGAGTTTGCTCGAAACCTTTACCGAAAATTGACAGAGGGCGAGGAATACCGCAACATCATCATATCCCCAGCAGGGGTCAGTATCGCACTAGAACTGCTACAGTTGGGAGCGAAAGGAAACACCTTCATGCAGTTGGAAAACGCATTGGGATACACTGTTCACG ACGCGGGGGTACGACGTTTCTTGCAGAGTGTTTACGGGGACCTGGCAAACTCCACTCTCAGCCCCGCAGTCCGAGTCGCCTGCGGCCTGTTTGTGGAGGCCGGCATGCAGCTTTCTTCACCTTTCTCGGACGACACAGCTGCCTGGCTAAACGGAAGCTTACACCGAGTGAATCTCGGCAATCCCAACGAAACGGCAATGCTGATCAACAAGTGGGTCACCACCGAGAGCCAAG GTGAAATTAAAGATTTCATGCCACAACCCATGGCAAGTGCATCACTTACACAGATTGCAGTTATTAGCACCATGTATTTTAAAAGCACGTGGGAGAATCCATTTTCAACATTGCAGACCCGGCAGCTCTCATTCACCAGGGCAGATGGCTCTGTCATTAAAGTGCCCATGATGTATCAAACCTCAGCAGTAAACTATG GCCAATTTAAGACTGGGAGTAATCAGAGGCTTAAAGTGATTGAACTCACCTACCTGGAACATGCAGTAAGCATGCTCATTGTCATTCCCAGTGAAAGAGAAAACCCCATCTCCTCTGTAGAACCACAAATCACAGCTCACACactgtcagcatggacaaatagCATGAGAAGAATGAAAATGGAAGTTTTCTTACCCAA ATTTAAAGTTCAAAGTAAGTTCAACCTTAAGACGGTACTGACCACTCTGGGAATCACTGACATTTTTGATCCTACCAAAGCAGACTTCAGTGGAATTTCTG AGCAGGAGAAGCTGTTTGTTTCTGAAGCTATCCATGAAGCAAAAATAGAAGTAACAGAGGATGGCACCGAAGCAGCAGCTGCTACAG CTGTGGTTTTATTGAAAAGGTCTCGAGCCCTGGCTTTTAAGGCTGACAGGCCATTTTTCTTTCTCCTGCGGCAGACCACAG GAAGAATTCTTTTCATGGGCCGAGTAATGGATCCTCTCGAGTAA
- the serpine3 gene encoding probable serpin E3 isoform X2, translating into MCSLSILNLLLYLLFTVRRACPFQDSIRQLNTEFARNLYRKLTEGEEYRNIIISPAGVSIALELLQLGAKGNTFMQLENALGYTVHDAGVRRFLQSVYGDLANSTLSPAVRVACGLFVEAGMQLSSPFSDDTAAWLNGSLHRVNLGNPNETAMLINKWVTTESQGEIKDFMPQPMASASLTQIAVISTMYFKSTWENPFSTLQTRQLSFTRADGSVIKVPMMYQTSAVNYGQFKTGSNQRLKVIELTYLEHAVSMLIVIPSERENPISSVEPQITAHTLSAWTNSMRRMKMEVFLPKFKVQSKFNLKTVLTTLGITDIFDPTKADFSGISAVVLLKRSRALAFKADRPFFFLLRQTTGRILFMGRVMDPLE; encoded by the exons ATGTGTTCCCTCTCAATCCTCAACTTGTTACTGTACTTGCTGTTCACCGTGAGAAGGGCCTGTCCTTTTCAGGACTCCATCAGGCAACTGAACACAGAGTTTGCTCGAAACCTTTACCGAAAATTGACAGAGGGCGAGGAATACCGCAACATCATCATATCCCCAGCAGGGGTCAGTATCGCACTAGAACTGCTACAGTTGGGAGCGAAAGGAAACACCTTCATGCAGTTGGAAAACGCATTGGGATACACTGTTCACG ACGCGGGGGTACGACGTTTCTTGCAGAGTGTTTACGGGGACCTGGCAAACTCCACTCTCAGCCCCGCAGTCCGAGTCGCCTGCGGCCTGTTTGTGGAGGCCGGCATGCAGCTTTCTTCACCTTTCTCGGACGACACAGCTGCCTGGCTAAACGGAAGCTTACACCGAGTGAATCTCGGCAATCCCAACGAAACGGCAATGCTGATCAACAAGTGGGTCACCACCGAGAGCCAAG GTGAAATTAAAGATTTCATGCCACAACCCATGGCAAGTGCATCACTTACACAGATTGCAGTTATTAGCACCATGTATTTTAAAAGCACGTGGGAGAATCCATTTTCAACATTGCAGACCCGGCAGCTCTCATTCACCAGGGCAGATGGCTCTGTCATTAAAGTGCCCATGATGTATCAAACCTCAGCAGTAAACTATG GCCAATTTAAGACTGGGAGTAATCAGAGGCTTAAAGTGATTGAACTCACCTACCTGGAACATGCAGTAAGCATGCTCATTGTCATTCCCAGTGAAAGAGAAAACCCCATCTCCTCTGTAGAACCACAAATCACAGCTCACACactgtcagcatggacaaatagCATGAGAAGAATGAAAATGGAAGTTTTCTTACCCAA ATTTAAAGTTCAAAGTAAGTTCAACCTTAAGACGGTACTGACCACTCTGGGAATCACTGACATTTTTGATCCTACCAAAGCAGACTTCAGTGGAATTTCTG CTGTGGTTTTATTGAAAAGGTCTCGAGCCCTGGCTTTTAAGGCTGACAGGCCATTTTTCTTTCTCCTGCGGCAGACCACAG GAAGAATTCTTTTCATGGGCCGAGTAATGGATCCTCTCGAGTAA